Below is a genomic region from Actinomadura sp. NAK00032.
CCATGGGCCCCAAGGCCGAGGCCGCCTGCCGTTTCGCCGAGCACCGCCACGGGGCCGTCGCGGTCATCGGCGCGCTCACCGACATCCCCGCGCTCCTGACCGGCACCGCGGGCACTCGAGTCGAGAACGAGCAAGCCCGCTCCTGACCGAGCCGGCTCCTGCGGGGAAGACCTCGTGTGATGACTCTGCGCTTCCTCCCGGGAGATCCGAGAACGAGCGCCAGAAGGGGAACATCGACCGTGAAAGGAGAGGCCATGAGCGACGAGCTGCAGCGCATCGATCCGGCCGTCTGCCTGGCGCTGCTCCAGCGGGTGACCGTCGGCCGGATCGCGTGGGCCGAGGACGACGGGACCGTCACGGTCCTGCCGGTCAACTTCGTCGTGGACGGCGAGACGCTCGTCTTCACCACCGCCCCGGGCGCCAAACTCGACGCCGTCCGCGGCGGACGCCCGCTCACCTTCCAGGCCGACGACCTGGAGCCCGCGCTCAGGACCGCCTGGAGCGTCCTCGTCGTCGGCCGGGCCGAGATCGTCACCGACCCGGACGAGACCGAACGCCTGCGGGTACTGCCGCTCACCCCGTGGGTCCGCTCCCCCGAGGGCTCCTTCGTACGGCTGACTCCCCGCAAGGTCAGCGGGCGGCGCATCCCCCTGCACGCAGGAGGAGTCACGACAGAACACATCGACACTACGGACGACCCCGCGTGACACGACACGGCGGCTGGGAAGCGAGGGTCGAGGACCTTCGTCCCTGACAGCGGCGGCCGCCGCCGGGGCACTCTGTAGGCATGCAGCTCGATGCGAGCGGCCTGCAGATCATTGACGAGGCCGAGTGCCGCGCTCTCCTCGCATGCGCGGCGGTAGGACGA
It encodes:
- a CDS encoding pyridoxamine 5'-phosphate oxidase family protein; the protein is MSDELQRIDPAVCLALLQRVTVGRIAWAEDDGTVTVLPVNFVVDGETLVFTTAPGAKLDAVRGGRPLTFQADDLEPALRTAWSVLVVGRAEIVTDPDETERLRVLPLTPWVRSPEGSFVRLTPRKVSGRRIPLHAGGVTTEHIDTTDDPA